From the genome of Candidatus Thorarchaeota archaeon:
GAAAGAAATAGATAAACTACCCATCCACACTACCACACTTCTTCAAGAACCCGGAGCGCATTCTTACCTACAACTTTGGTGATTTCATCGTCTGAGTATCCGTGCTTCACCATCCAGCGAATGACATTGTGTATCGCTTCAGTCGGGTCTTGCCAGTGTGTTTGTTACTTCCTCTTGTCTTTCGATTTCATCAGCTGGCATTCCGTCGCCCGGAATGAGATAGAGCATTTCCAAAGGACAAATCTTCTCAATATGTATCTGCATCGAGGTATTATACGTTTTCGAGTCAAATACGTAGACACTACTGAAATCTAGCATTCGAAGCAACTAACTCGCAAGTTCGCCCATATGCTCTAGCATCCACTCCGGGATATCCTTCTCGTTCGACCAGGTTTCCTCAAAAGGTGTCTCCACAATCGCTCCGTCGATTTCACCAAGCATGACCCCGCCTCGCTTCTCCAGCACACATTTCACTGCATGTGCGCCTAACCTGCTTGAAAGCAACCGATCCTTTCTTGTGGGGTTCCCACCGCGTTGAATGTACCCTAGCACAGAGATTCTGCACTTCTCGTCAATCATCTTTGAAAGCTTCCGGCCAACTTCGGTCGCATCTCCCGCTTCGTCCCCTTCTGCAACCACGACTATCGCGCTTGTTTTTCCTCGCTCGCGTCCCCGGATGATTTTGTCTGCGATTAGTTTCAAGTCAGTTTCCGTTTCAGGAATGGCTAAGGCAAGGGCTCCTGACGCAATCCCGACATGTGCCGCTATGTGGCCTGAATAACGGCCCATCACTTCAACCAAGAAAACTCGAGCGTAGGAAGTAGCAGTATCTCGAATCTTGTCGATTGCTTCGAGTGCATTGTTCACAGCAGTGTCAAAGCCGATGCTGTAATCGGTGCCATAGACATCGTTATCAATCGTTCCCGGGAGCCCAATCAGTATCCCGTCCCAGTGTTCTCCCAAGTAGGCCAAACCTCGCATTGTGCCATCTCCTCCAATGGCAATGAGTGCATCAAGGCTCAGCTCACGTAGCGTATTGGCTGCCTCGGTAACGCCCTCCTTCGTCTTGAACTGCTTGGAGCGGCCGGTGGTGAGGATCGTGCCACCTCGATGGATGATATGAGCAACACTTCTGGCATCCAGCGGCTCGAAATCCTTATCGATGAGGCCCTGCAGCCCGCCCAAGAAGCCAAAGACTTCAAGACCTCTTGCACATCCAACTCGCACAACGGCACGGATAGCAGCGTTCATGCCGGGTGCATCGCCACCGCTTGTGAGAATACCGACTCTCATAGTATCTTCTTAATGGCAGCGGACCAAATAAAGGAAACGACTGAGAGCCGCAGCTGAAATGACTGCTATCAAGCGTGATGCTTTCTTTGGTTTGGACTTATTACACGATATTCTGGAAAATCAATGCACTAGAGAAAAAATGACAAAACGACACTTTAGCTCTTCCTAGAAGAATCTCATCTCTACAGAGTCTGTCTAATATCTCGAACTAGCATTCTGGCATCTTCTAAACATTCCCAAGCTTTCTCCTTCGAGAATCTTTTTTTCGGTTTGTAGTCAGCATCAAGTCTCCGTTTTCTTAAACTATTCAGGGATTCCAACATATCACTATCATGTGTAGCTCTAAGCAGTCCGTTTTCCAGTTCTCCATAGAATCTATGATCTGTGGGAAGTTCTCCTATATGAGGGCGGATTGTTTCGTAGACAATCATCGCGGCCGAAAGAAAGCATCTATTTGCAATCGTACGATATGCTGATTCTGTGTTCATATCCATAAGAGAATTACACAAATCAAAATGGGTGTCATAAGAAAATGCTTGATGGTTGGATGACATTTCAGTCAAACCTCAACAAAAGCTCCAAAAACCGGCCTCAGTTCGAAGTACATGTCTTCTACTAGTTGTTTTTCTTCTATGTGTTTCATGATTGTCCTATCAATCTCTTCGCTCATCAGCCGTCTAATCTGTAATCGACGATTTCTTGATATTTCGGTCGTCTCCACAACGAAGTATACTTTAAGATCAATTCCTTCCGGATCTTCTAACCTCTCAACATCATAATCGATTACTTCGGGAATCCCTATCAGCTTTCTTTTCAGATTATACAGGATCCTTGAGAAACACTCGTTTGTTTCTTTATTTCTACTGAGCTCTTCTATTAGCTGAGGGGGGATATCGGGGACCAGTATTTGAATTCTTCTTGCAAGGTATACGGTTCGCAAGCGTTCCGAAGTGGACCTATATAATGAAACCAAAGTGTAGAAATAGTTCGCAATAGAAGATCCATCATTCAATGGTAAATCGTCCTCGCTTTCCTCTAATCCGGAAGGAGTTCTAGATGTCGATAGCAACATGTGCAGATTTCGTTCAAGTTCTTGAAGTTCAGAGCCAACGTTGTAAGGGCCTTCTTCTTCAGGAATTTCGAGGGGAATTTCTTCAATTTCATTTCCTGAGCTGCTTGAGTCCGGATAGATGTGCTTTTCAGAAGAAGTTGAATCTTCTTGCTGAACAGTGTAGGTTCTAGCTATCATGCTCCTCATCTCTCATTTCATTCAGTGTGGATTGAACAACTTGGGGGATATTCTCAGCGAGCTGAATAACCTCATCCAATTCCTTTCTTCTGTACACGAAACTAACAGCAAAATAGCGAGGGTTCGGCACAAATGGGCCGATTGACATATGTAACCATGTGGGGATTGAATTCAAAGGACTTGTTGGTGGCTCTCCCTCAAATCCGCAAATCGTTTTTCGATACGGTTGCGTAGTAAGGCCAGTAATTTCATCTAAGGAGTGAATACCGGCATCTTCTGTTTTCTTAGGTCGAACCATTGGGTGAATCTCATATAAAATTCGTGAATTATAATTCAGTTCAAACCACTCAATTTCAGAAGATCCCTCTATTTTGCTTAACAGAGTCATAACTCTCTGCGAAACTCGAATTAAGCTATCTAGATTATCAGATATGATTCTAAGACGACCTCGTTTCTCATCGTATTGAATCTCTCCATCATCTCCCACAAACCTTTGGAAAATATGTCGTGCACCCTCAGAATCGACTACCATAAGTACATTGTCTTCGGCTGGCGATTTGAAATCTATTTCAGATAGGCCCGCTTCAAGACTATCTCCAAATATGGGAAAAGGTACTTTTGACTTTACAAGGAGGGTTATTTTATCAATAATCTCTTTCATTAAGCCATCGCCTCGTTGTCTTAGTTGATGTCTTCATTTATTTCTTCCCTACTTCATTATATAACGTAGTTGAATCTTGAAAACTGCAAATCTTACAGATTTCTAAATGAATCAGCACTTCCGGATGTAAAATCCCTGTAAGATATGCTGTATACTTTCCTATGACCAATGACGAGGGACTTTACTAGGCCCAGTACGAGACTGGACCTCAGTAGGACTAGGGCGGTGGGCCACTCCCCCACGGGAGAAGAGCTCAGCCCCGAAGGCTGTGAGGAAGACTGGTTCTTCTAAGCAGAAGTCCTCACTCTCCAAACAAGGGACTGATCTCCTCAGCTACGGCGACAAGGCTGAGGTGTGTGATCATGACCGCGCCGTGGTAAGAACTGTGGAAGACCTCGCTGTCGCCGGAAGTGATGACCCGGGATGACGACATGAGACGGAAGCCAGGACCACGGGAGGAATCCCATTCCAGTGAACGTGGACAAAGCCCCTGCTGACTTACGGGCCTTCGGGTACCGTGGGGGCGGCAACGCTGGCTGGGAAAGGGTGGAACACAGAAGTTTCCTCGGTTGTGTTCACTCACCCAACTGTAAGAAACGGGTTATATCTGCAACCATGAACAAGGTTTCAAGTTCTGACATTACCCTATCAACTTCGGGACTTTTGCCTGAAGTTAGACGAAAGATTCTATTCCTTCTTTCGCGACCATTAGAGGTTGTAGATTGTGTGTTGGCCGAAAGATAGACATGTAGTTCAAGCAGATTTCTTAGAATGGATGATTTCACTTACCGAAGATGAATTAAGAGACTGAAGAAATATGTCCTATATATATTCCATTTAGACTAAGCTGGGAACTATGGGAACATGGACTACTGACTCATTTTATCCTTATCTAGACTAGTAAAACAAAATAGATGCTGAGGATAGAGGTACTGCTTTTTCTGAGGCTCTCCCCAATCTTGGCAACTCTAGGCGCAGCACGACTCATACGTTCGAACATCGCGGGCTAGAGGACGTTCCACAGAATCAGTGTGTTCTGGAAACATTGCTGTCACAATGGATCAATCGCCTTTCGAAGTCATTTGTGGAACACAAATGCAGAAGTATCCCATTGGGGGAAAGAGGGGTGCTCCGAAATGGAGTTAACCCTCTTTTCGCTTCAAGAAGACTATCACCAGAACAACAACCACAGCGGCAATTCCGCCTCCAATCGCGAGTAGTAACATCGGGAACTGTCCTGAGGGGGGAGTCTCGTCAGTAGTAGTTGTAGTTGTTGTGGGCGCAGTTTGTACCACAGTAACAAGCACGGTATCACTGGCTGTATTGCCGCTTCCATCTTCTACAACCAGTCTGAAACTGTAGGTACCGAGACCCAGGCCATCGACAGAAGTTGTAATTTCTGATCCATTCCAGGTACCGGAATAAGCGAGAGTATCATTCATGTACACCGTATAGGATTCTGGGTCAAGGTCCGATGGTGCCCAAGTTATGTCATGACCTGTGGTGCCAACTTCATATTCTATATCATCGGGACGATCAATAGATGGAGGTGTGGTATCCAC
Proteins encoded in this window:
- a CDS encoding 6-phosphofructokinase; translated protein: MRVGILTSGGDAPGMNAAIRAVVRVGCARGLEVFGFLGGLQGLIDKDFEPLDARSVAHIIHRGGTILTTGRSKQFKTKEGVTEAANTLRELSLDALIAIGGDGTMRGLAYLGEHWDGILIGLPGTIDNDVYGTDYSIGFDTAVNNALEAIDKIRDTATSYARVFLVEVMGRYSGHIAAHVGIASGALALAIPETETDLKLIADKIIRGRERGKTSAIVVVAEGDEAGDATEVGRKLSKMIDEKCRISVLGYIQRGGNPTRKDRLLSSRLGAHAVKCVLEKRGGVMLGEIDGAIVETPFEETWSNEKDIPEWMLEHMGELAS